Sequence from the bacterium genome:
AGATGTGTATAAGAGACAGGTTAGGGCTGGTGATGACTATGTATGCAGATGATACAGGTGGATTTCTACCTACTGTTATAACACACAACAATAGTCCTTTCTGGAGACAGATGTTTCTTGCAGGTTATTATCAAGGGACAGATACAGGAGCATACATACGGGCATATAAGAATGGGCACTGCCCAAAGAGGGACTATCAGTATGGGCAGACCAGTACTTCTTGGCTTCCTGACCCTGCAGATTTGTATAAAAATGTTGGTTATTATGGATTTAACTATGGTATGGGAGCAAACTTCCAGAAGGCGTTCACTAAGCATAAAAATAGTTTAAGTCAGAAGATAATGGTTGTAGATGCAGCAAGGCATTATTACCTCTATTATGTCTGGAATACCAATGATATATACTCTTTATACGGGGTATATTTAGGAGCAAGGCATAATGGTGGAGTTAACTGTCTATATATGGATGGTCATGTGGAATGGATGAAGAGGGACTTTATCCAGAACTATCAGTATACCTACTTTTCTTATGATTAAATTTAATGTGATGTAAACAGGAGGGTAGCCACTTTCCTATACAGAAGTGGCTACCCTCAGAGAGGGAGAAGAGGTGGTAAAAGGGGTTAAGAAGTTAGGAGGTTTTACATTGATAGAGTTGCTGGTAGTGGTAGCAATAATTGCTATTCTTGCTGCGATGTTGCTACCGGCACTCTCTCAGGCGAGAGAGAAAGCAAGGCAGGCGGTATGTATAAATAATCTGAAGCAGTTAGGGCTGGTGATGAATATGTATGCAGATGATACAGGTGGTTATCTTCCTGATGTATATGCTATAAACGACCCGCAATTCTTATTCTACAGGACTTTCTGGTGGATATTAAAGGAGGCAGGTTATTACGGTTCAGATGAGCCGGGGAATTTTTACCGTGCCTTTAAGAATGGACACTGCCCAAAGAAAGATCTGGTGTATGGTGATACTCAATCTTGGGTACCAGGTGAACTATACCAAAACTTTGGTTATTATGGATATAACAGGACTTTAGGGGCACAATATAAAAAGGCGTATGCTGTGTTTAAGTATGATTTAAGTAAAAAGATAATGGTGACAGATGCAGCGAGATATTACTTTGACTGGTGGTACTACGACCCTGACAATTATGCTCTGTGGAACTTATATAGTGTATATTTAGGTGCACGGCATAACGATGGAGCAAACTGTCTTTTTATGGATGGCCATGTAGAATGGATAAAAAAGGACTTAATCCAGAGTTATCAGTATCCATATTTTGAGAACTAAATTTTTAGAAGTTCTGATGAAATTCAGTTGAGGAGAGAGTGATGAGAAGGGTTTTTTTTATCTTATTCTGTTTAAGTATATGGCTGATTGTCTCTTTCCCTCCTGCATCTTTAGGTGCAGAGGTTGTTAAAGATGAATTTAATAGTAATACTTTGAATTCTGAGATGTGGGAGGTAATAGGCAGTGGTTCTGTATCAGTGGATGGCTCTGCGGTAAAGTTTGCAGGACCTTCTGGTGAGAACTGGGGTAATGCCGGACTCCTTTTGAAAAAACCATTTGTTATGGATGAAGAAAACAACCTTTCTTTCAGTATAACGATAAAACAGATTACTGCCTACAGGGCGGTGAGGATTTTCTGTTTACCAGAAGGACACACGAGATTATCTGAAGAGCCAGAGAGTATTGAGTTAATCCTTACGTTTTATCCACCACAACTTATATGCCTTTCTTATCCTGAAGGAGTACAGAAAGACATAAAAGATTTAGATAGCAAGATATTTGCTGTAGAGTATCTTCCCAACAACACGGTTATAAACATTACATTCTCTTTAAAGGAGTTAATAATTGATATTTCCACACCATATGGTTTATCCAAGAGTTTTAGAGCAGAGCATGGTATAAGTCCGTTCAAGATAGTAAAGCCGTATTATGTAGCAGTGGTAGTGAACAATAGCGGGAATAGTTCTCCTGCGACTGCTTTGATAGAGCGGATAGAGGTAAAGGGTAAGATAGCAGAGAAGAGAGAGGAAGAGCATGCAGTTATAGAAGATGGATATTTTTTTATTTCAATAGACAAGGCAGCCAACCGTACATTTGAAGATAACATTCCTGGGGATAATGAAGGTGGCTGGACAGACCAGGGTAATAATGATATGCGGTATATACCTAAAGGTAAGCAGGTACTTCGTAAGGTGCCTTTCTATATCATAGACACACTGGATATATGGGGTAAGTGGCTACCATCCTGTATAGTGTTGTTGAGCAAGAACAGTCCCTGTCTTCCTGAAAGGAGTATCCCGATAGAAGTAGGTAGAACTGCACCATATCTATATTTTTTACACACCTGTGCGTGGGGAGTACAGCCAAACAATACATACGCAAAACTCCTGATAAGGTATGAAGATGGTAGTATTTCAGAGATACCTCTACGTGTTGGTGTGGAAGCGAATGACTGGTGGGAATGTAAGGATGGAGAGAAAGGAAAGGTTGCCTGGGTTGGTAAGAATGATATGCGGGAGCCGGTGGGTGTCTATGTACTTGAATGGGAGAACCCTTATCCTGGTAAGAAAATAAAGGATATTATATTTGAAAGCACAAATACAGAGACAATTCCTATTTTAATAGCCATCACAGGGTCAGAGAAAAGGATAGAGATAGGTAAAGAGCCAACCAGGATGGTGACAAAAGAGAGTTTATGTGAGTACAGGCATATCCCTGTGCTAACCCTTGACTGGAGAGAGGGAGAAAGTAAGGTTTATAGAGTATATCGTGGAGTGCCTGTGGAGAGTGAGATAGTAAGTGTGCGGGTGAAGGTAAAGAGATACAGTGCGAGAGAAGAAGGAGAGATAATATGCAGGATAGGCGGAGTGGAGAAAAGCAGGAAGGTAGAGAAAGATGAGTGGGCTACAACCTTTGATTTTACAGAGAAAGAGGTAATAAGGTATCTGAATGCAAACAGAGGAAGACACCAGATAGAGGTAGAGATAAAAGGGAAAGACAACATAGGATACTACAATTATGAGACAAATCCTTATGTGGACTGGATACCTGATGGAGAAGATGAGGCACACAGGATTTATGGTATCACAGGGATATATATGGTAAGGTCAGGTCTCCCTATCCATGAGATATCCGGATATATAGACACCAGACCCAGAGCGAGGACTGCATTACCTGTAGAAGAGATAAAAGTATCAGGGCAACAGGTATCAATATCAGATATAAATAAGATAAAGGATGCGCCACGTCATCAGGTATGTCTAAACGGGATATGGGAGTTTGTAGCAGGTGGGCAGAGCGACAAAGTGCCACAAGATGGCTGGCAGAGGGTGGTTGTACCCGGAGATTTCAGGGAAGAGGTATTTAAGGCGAATGCTCATAGTGCGTGGTTCAGAATGTATTTTGATATTCCTGAATTTATAGTAGGGAACAAAAGAATATCTTTATTCTTTGAAGCGGTTGCTGACTATGCGAAGGTGATGGTTAATGGTAAGGTATGTGGAGAGAATGAAGGAGGTATAAGTCCGTTTGAGATAGATATAACAGATGCAGTAAAACCAGGGAAGAATGAGTTGTTGCTTTATTGTGAGGATGTGCTTCGTCATATTGTTCCGAGGAAGGTTAAGAGGGCATTATCAGAAGAAGTGCCCACAGATGAAAAAGTAGTGCACTGGAAAGGATATGCCTATAAGATTCAGATTTTAAGAGGTCCATGGTATCTACCCAATGATGTCTGGTTTTATCTTGATGACAGAGAGGTAGGGATAAAAGCGGAAAGTAAAGAAGAGGTAGCAGAAAAAGGAGATGGTAGATATTTCAGAGAAGATACGTGGAACAGAAGTTTTCTTTATTTTTCTACACCTGGTAATGTTCCATTGGAAAAGATAGTAGATAGATATAGTATTGAGTATTATTATCCTGGAGTCAGAAAATATCTCGGGGTGATGTTTCAGGCACATGAATGGAGGAATAGAAGACCTCTATCTATAGGACCGTATCAGGATGTATATCTGGTAGTAACTCCTAACCTGTATATAAAAGATGTATTTGTAATGCCATCAGTAAGGAAGAAGAATCTTTCAGTAGAACTTTCACTTAACAAGACCATTGATAAGAAAGCGGAAGTAGAGATAGTTACAAGTGTACTGGATAATAGAGGTAAAGAGGTAATAAGATTCCCATCAGAGAAGGTTGAGGTATGCACAAAGGAGAAGAAAATCACAGTTAGTTTTCCTGTAGGAGATAGATTGAGGTTATGGGATATAGATGAGCCGTATCTACACTTTCTTAAGGTAGAACTGGTTGATGAGACAGGTAATAGGATAGATGTTGCATATAAACGGTTTGGGTTCAGGGAGTTATGGGCTGAAGGAGGCGACTTTTACTTAAATGGCAGAAAGATTTTCTTGCAGGGTACAAGTCCTGGTAATAGGTTTAGAGAGATTCCCTCTAATCGTTTTATATTAAGGTTGTACTATGCAGATATGAGGAACAATACAAATATAAACTTTATCAGGTGGCACCAGGGAGGCACAGAGAACAATGCATATGCAGAGATAGCAGATGAACTCGGTATCCTATTAGAACCAGAAACACCGATAGTAGCAGGACGTGGTTTCTATATTGCAGATGAAAAGACCGGGGAGTATATACCTGAAAGGGTGAAACTCTGGCAGGAGCAGATAGAAAAGCAAGTAATATATCTCAGGAACCATCCTTCTATAGTCATCTGGTCAGTGGATAATGAGAACCTGACCAGTGTTCAGCATAATGCCCCTGTGAATGAGAAAGATGTAGAGTATGTACTCAGTTGGAATGCATTTTTTAAGGGTTTAGACCCTACACGATTGCTGGATAATCATGGTGATTCAGACCTTGTCTTTTACATAAAAGACCCTCGTGTGGACATATACAACTATCACTATCCGGAACCAAAAGTTCTTACAAACTGGCGGGAGAAGTTTGCAGGTAAGCCGGTAATAATAGGGGAGGAATCATTGGGTACAGATGTTGCCTGGACATTTCAGGGGCGTATAAT
This genomic interval carries:
- a CDS encoding DUF1559 domain-containing protein, coding for MLLPALSQAREKARQAVCINNLKQLGLVMNMYADDTGGYLPDVYAINDPQFLFYRTFWWILKEAGYYGSDEPGNFYRAFKNGHCPKKDLVYGDTQSWVPGELYQNFGYYGYNRTLGAQYKKAYAVFKYDLSKKIMVTDAARYYFDWWYYDPDNYALWNLYSVYLGARHNDGANCLFMDGHVEWIKKDLIQSYQYPYFEN